A section of the Humulus lupulus chromosome 2, drHumLupu1.1, whole genome shotgun sequence genome encodes:
- the LOC133816696 gene encoding zinc finger protein 7-like, with translation MRLFGFVVTSTNTTGNGNNLNKNVNTNTTNNDSTNKRSSIILFKCDYCGREFANSQALGGHQNAHRDRRSLSKRRRRQPSHRPLPPLPPPRPPVYHDHHRRFAVVGVPVIIGAAHHGVFRPVSSSSSTAAAAAASVHIGGPRCIVTPAGGVAARVRCVLSPWPIMSSVQIRSGSTGGGARLVQLSRAFNGDHQGISTARSDSYGDTVINGKDNDKIQGHVDHHHNVDLHLRL, from the coding sequence ATGAGGTTGTTTGGCTTTGTAGTCACAAGTACTAATACTACTGGTAATGGTAATAATCTTAACAAAAATGTTAATACTAATACTACTAATAATGATTCTACTAATAAGAGGTCATCAATAATATTATTCAAGTGTGATTATTGTGGCCGGGAGTTCGCCAATTCCCAGGCATTGGGGGGTCACCAAAACGCTCACAGGGACAGAAGAAGTCTCTCGAAGAGGCGCCGCCGTCAGCCGTCTCATCGTCCTCTTCCTCCGCTACCTCCTCCTCGGCCGCCTGTTTATCACGATCATCATCGCCGTTTTGCAGTAGTAGGTGTCCCGGTGATCATAGGCGCCGCTCATCATGGCGTGTTCAGACCAgtatcatcttcatcatcaaccgcagcagcagcagcagcttcTGTTCATATTGGTGGCCCCAGGTGTATTGTCACACCGGCCGGTGGTGTCGCAGCTCGAGTCCGGTGCGTGTTGTCTCCATGGCCGATAATGTCATCAGTACAGATAAGATCAGGTAGCACTGGAGGAGGGGCAAGACTAGTTCAGCTTTCTAGAGCTTTCAATGGCGATCATCAAGGCATCTCTACGGCCAGATCGGATTCGTACGGGGACACTGTTATTAATGGTAAGGACAATGATAAAATTCAAGGACACGTTGATCATCATCACAACGTTGATCTCCACCTGAGGCTCTAG